The Taeniopygia guttata chromosome 22, bTaeGut7.mat, whole genome shotgun sequence genome has a window encoding:
- the ASH2L gene encoding set1/Ash2 histone methyltransferase complex subunit ASH2 isoform X1 — protein sequence MAAAGEAAEPPPEPPPVPPEPPAPPEPPAADTGDAAAADGSAALETEPAHGKEPLDAAGDGAEAMDAQGGSGDEENARQLGEIELQCGICTKWFTADTFGIDTTSCLPFMTNYSFHCNVCHHSGNTYFLRKQANLKEMCLSALANLTWQSRTQDEHPKTMFSKDKDIIPFIDKYWECMTTRQRPGKMTWPNNIVKTMCKERDVFLVKEHPDPGSKDPEEDYPKFGLLDQDLANIGPAYDNQKQNNAVSTSGSLNGGASVGGGMAAGGSGKGRGAKRKQQDGGTTGTAKKTRSDPLFSAQRLPPHGYPLEHPFNKDGYRYILAEPDPHAPDPEKLELDCWAGKPIPGDLYRACLYERVLLALHDRAPQLKISDDRLTVVGEKGYSMVRASHGVRKGAWYFEISMDEMPPDTAARLGWSQPLGNLQAPLGYDKFSYSWRSKKGTKFHQSIGKHYSSGYGQGDVLGFYISLPEDTETAKSLPDTYKDKALIKFKSYLYFEEKDFVDKAEKSLKQAPGSQIIFFKNGVSQGVAFKDIFEGVYFPAISLYKGCTVSINFGPYFKYPPRDITYHPMSDMGWGAVVEHTLADVLYHVETEVDGRRSPPWEP from the exons ATGGCGGCAGCGGGTGAGGCGGCCGAGCCacccccggagccgccgccggtCCCGCCggagcccccggccccgccggagCCGCCCGCCGCCGACACCGG GGACGCCGCCGCGGCGGATGGCAGCGCGGCGCTGGAGACCGAGCCGGCGCACGGCAAGGAGCCGCTG GACGCTGCCGGGGACGGTGCCGAAGCCATGGATGCCCAGGGGGGCTCGGGGGACGAGGAGAACGCGCGGCAGCTGGGCGAGATCGAGCTGCAGTGCGGCATCTGCACCAAGTGGTTCACAGCTGACACCTTCGGCATCGACACCAC GTCGTGTCTGCCCTTCATGACCAACTACAGCTTCCACTGCAACGTGTGCCACCACAGCGGGAACACCTACTTCCTGAGGAAACAAGCGA ATCTGAAGGAAATGTGCCTTAGTGCTCTGGCCAACCTCACGTGGCAGTCGAGGACACAGGACGAGCACCCCAAAACGATGTTCTCCAAGGATAAG GATATTATCCCCTTTATTGATAAATACTGGGAGTGTATGACAACACGGCAGAGGCCTGGGAAAATGACTTGGCCCAATAATATTGTCAAAACCATG TGTAAAGAAAGAGACGTGTTCCTGGTGAAAGAGCATCCAGACCCAGGCAGTAAAGACCCAGAGGAAGATTACCCCAAATTTGGGCTTCTAGACCAG GATCTTGCCAATATTGGTCCAGCCTATGACAACCAGAAACAGAACAACGCCGTGTCCACGAGTGGAAGCTTAAATG GTGGAGCCTCTGTGGGAG GGGGAATGGCTGCCGGGGGCAGCGGGAAGGGCCGAGGGGCCAAGCGCAAGCAGCAGGACGGGGGGACCACGGGCACGGCCAAGAAAACCCGGAG TGACCCGCTGTTTTCGGCTCAGCGCCTGCCCCCCCACGGGTACCCTCTGGAGCACCCCTTCAACAAGGACGGGTATCGTTACATCCTGGCCGAGCCCGACCCCCACGCACCCGACCCAGAAAAGCTGGAGCTGGACTGTTGGGCAGGAAAACCAATTCCTGGGGACCTGTACAGAGCCTGCCTGTACGAGCGAGTCCTCCTGGCGCTGCATGACCGAG ctccccagctgAAGATCTCTGACGACAGGCTGACTGTTGTTGGTGAGAAGGGCTATTCCATGGTGCGAGCCTCGCACGGCGTGCGGAAGGGAGCCTGGTACTTCGAAATCTCCATGGATGAGATGCCTCCAGACACAGCTGCCAGATTAGGCTGGTCACAGCCCTTGG GGAACCTCCAGGCCCCTCTGGGATATGACAAGTTCAGTTACTCCTGGCGCAGCAAAAAGGGAACCAAGTTTCACCAGTCCATAGGGAAACACTATTCCTCTGGCTACGGACAGGGCGATGTCCTGGGGTTTTACATCAGCCTTCCAGAGGATACTGAGACGGCCAAATCCCTGCCTGACACCTATAAAGACAAG GCTTTGATCAAATTCAAAAGCTACTTGTACTTTGAAGAGAAGGATTTTGTGGACAAAGCAGAGAAGAGCCTAAAGCAAGCCCCTGGAAGCCAG ATCATATTCTTCAAGAATGGTGTCAGCCAAGGAGTTGCCTTTAAGGACATCTTTGAGGGGGTTTATTTTCCTGCTATCTCTCTGTACAAAGGCTGCACG GTTTCTATAAACTTTGGGCCGTATTTCAAGTATCCACCGAGGGACATCACTTACCATCCT ATGAGTGACATGGGCTGGGGGGCCGTGGTGGAGCACACGCTGGCTGATGTCCTGTACCACGTGGAGACCGAGGTGGACGGCAGGAGGAGCCCGCCCTGGGAGCCATAA
- the ASH2L gene encoding set1/Ash2 histone methyltransferase complex subunit ASH2 isoform X3: protein MAAAGEAAEPPPEPPPVPPEPPAPPEPPAADTGDAAAADGSAALETEPAHGKEPLDAAGDGAEAMDAQGGSGDEENARQLGEIELQCGICTKWFTADTFGIDTTSCLPFMTNYSFHCNVCHHSGNTYFLRKQANLKEMCLSALANLTWQSRTQDEHPKTMFSKDKDIIPFIDKYWECMTTRQRPGKMTWPNNIVKTMCKERDVFLVKEHPDPGSKDPEEDYPKFGLLDQDLANIGPAYDNQKQNNAVSTSGSLNGGASVGGGMAAGGSGKGRGAKRKQQDGGTTGTAKKTRSDPLFSAQRLPPHGYPLEHPFNKDGYRYILAEPDPHAPDPEKLELDCWAGKPIPGDLYRACLYERVLLALHDRAPQLKISDDRLTVVGEKGYSMVRASHGVRKGAWYFEISMDEMPPDTAARLGWSQPLGNLQAPLGYDKFSYSWRSKKGTKFHQSIGKHYSSGYGQGDVLGFYISLPEDTETAKSLPDTYKDKALIKFKSYLYFEEKDFVDKAEKSLKQAPGSQVSINFGPYFKYPPRDITYHPMSDMGWGAVVEHTLADVLYHVETEVDGRRSPPWEP, encoded by the exons ATGGCGGCAGCGGGTGAGGCGGCCGAGCCacccccggagccgccgccggtCCCGCCggagcccccggccccgccggagCCGCCCGCCGCCGACACCGG GGACGCCGCCGCGGCGGATGGCAGCGCGGCGCTGGAGACCGAGCCGGCGCACGGCAAGGAGCCGCTG GACGCTGCCGGGGACGGTGCCGAAGCCATGGATGCCCAGGGGGGCTCGGGGGACGAGGAGAACGCGCGGCAGCTGGGCGAGATCGAGCTGCAGTGCGGCATCTGCACCAAGTGGTTCACAGCTGACACCTTCGGCATCGACACCAC GTCGTGTCTGCCCTTCATGACCAACTACAGCTTCCACTGCAACGTGTGCCACCACAGCGGGAACACCTACTTCCTGAGGAAACAAGCGA ATCTGAAGGAAATGTGCCTTAGTGCTCTGGCCAACCTCACGTGGCAGTCGAGGACACAGGACGAGCACCCCAAAACGATGTTCTCCAAGGATAAG GATATTATCCCCTTTATTGATAAATACTGGGAGTGTATGACAACACGGCAGAGGCCTGGGAAAATGACTTGGCCCAATAATATTGTCAAAACCATG TGTAAAGAAAGAGACGTGTTCCTGGTGAAAGAGCATCCAGACCCAGGCAGTAAAGACCCAGAGGAAGATTACCCCAAATTTGGGCTTCTAGACCAG GATCTTGCCAATATTGGTCCAGCCTATGACAACCAGAAACAGAACAACGCCGTGTCCACGAGTGGAAGCTTAAATG GTGGAGCCTCTGTGGGAG GGGGAATGGCTGCCGGGGGCAGCGGGAAGGGCCGAGGGGCCAAGCGCAAGCAGCAGGACGGGGGGACCACGGGCACGGCCAAGAAAACCCGGAG TGACCCGCTGTTTTCGGCTCAGCGCCTGCCCCCCCACGGGTACCCTCTGGAGCACCCCTTCAACAAGGACGGGTATCGTTACATCCTGGCCGAGCCCGACCCCCACGCACCCGACCCAGAAAAGCTGGAGCTGGACTGTTGGGCAGGAAAACCAATTCCTGGGGACCTGTACAGAGCCTGCCTGTACGAGCGAGTCCTCCTGGCGCTGCATGACCGAG ctccccagctgAAGATCTCTGACGACAGGCTGACTGTTGTTGGTGAGAAGGGCTATTCCATGGTGCGAGCCTCGCACGGCGTGCGGAAGGGAGCCTGGTACTTCGAAATCTCCATGGATGAGATGCCTCCAGACACAGCTGCCAGATTAGGCTGGTCACAGCCCTTGG GGAACCTCCAGGCCCCTCTGGGATATGACAAGTTCAGTTACTCCTGGCGCAGCAAAAAGGGAACCAAGTTTCACCAGTCCATAGGGAAACACTATTCCTCTGGCTACGGACAGGGCGATGTCCTGGGGTTTTACATCAGCCTTCCAGAGGATACTGAGACGGCCAAATCCCTGCCTGACACCTATAAAGACAAG GCTTTGATCAAATTCAAAAGCTACTTGTACTTTGAAGAGAAGGATTTTGTGGACAAAGCAGAGAAGAGCCTAAAGCAAGCCCCTGGAAGCCAG GTTTCTATAAACTTTGGGCCGTATTTCAAGTATCCACCGAGGGACATCACTTACCATCCT ATGAGTGACATGGGCTGGGGGGCCGTGGTGGAGCACACGCTGGCTGATGTCCTGTACCACGTGGAGACCGAGGTGGACGGCAGGAGGAGCCCGCCCTGGGAGCCATAA
- the ASH2L gene encoding set1/Ash2 histone methyltransferase complex subunit ASH2 isoform X4, with protein MAAAGEAAEPPPEPPPVPPEPPAPPEPPAADTGDAAAADGSAALETEPAHGKEPLDAAGDGAEAMDAQGGSGDEENARQLGEIELQCGICTKWFTADTFGIDTTSCLPFMTNYSFHCNVCHHSGNTYFLRKQANLKEMCLSALANLTWQSRTQDEHPKTMFSKDKDIIPFIDKYWECMTTRQRPGKMTWPNNIVKTMCKERDVFLVKEHPDPGSKDPEEDYPKFGLLDQDLANIGPAYDNQKQNNAVSTSGSLNGGMAAGGSGKGRGAKRKQQDGGTTGTAKKTRSDPLFSAQRLPPHGYPLEHPFNKDGYRYILAEPDPHAPDPEKLELDCWAGKPIPGDLYRACLYERVLLALHDRAPQLKISDDRLTVVGEKGYSMVRASHGVRKGAWYFEISMDEMPPDTAARLGWSQPLGNLQAPLGYDKFSYSWRSKKGTKFHQSIGKHYSSGYGQGDVLGFYISLPEDTETAKSLPDTYKDKALIKFKSYLYFEEKDFVDKAEKSLKQAPGSQVSINFGPYFKYPPRDITYHPMSDMGWGAVVEHTLADVLYHVETEVDGRRSPPWEP; from the exons ATGGCGGCAGCGGGTGAGGCGGCCGAGCCacccccggagccgccgccggtCCCGCCggagcccccggccccgccggagCCGCCCGCCGCCGACACCGG GGACGCCGCCGCGGCGGATGGCAGCGCGGCGCTGGAGACCGAGCCGGCGCACGGCAAGGAGCCGCTG GACGCTGCCGGGGACGGTGCCGAAGCCATGGATGCCCAGGGGGGCTCGGGGGACGAGGAGAACGCGCGGCAGCTGGGCGAGATCGAGCTGCAGTGCGGCATCTGCACCAAGTGGTTCACAGCTGACACCTTCGGCATCGACACCAC GTCGTGTCTGCCCTTCATGACCAACTACAGCTTCCACTGCAACGTGTGCCACCACAGCGGGAACACCTACTTCCTGAGGAAACAAGCGA ATCTGAAGGAAATGTGCCTTAGTGCTCTGGCCAACCTCACGTGGCAGTCGAGGACACAGGACGAGCACCCCAAAACGATGTTCTCCAAGGATAAG GATATTATCCCCTTTATTGATAAATACTGGGAGTGTATGACAACACGGCAGAGGCCTGGGAAAATGACTTGGCCCAATAATATTGTCAAAACCATG TGTAAAGAAAGAGACGTGTTCCTGGTGAAAGAGCATCCAGACCCAGGCAGTAAAGACCCAGAGGAAGATTACCCCAAATTTGGGCTTCTAGACCAG GATCTTGCCAATATTGGTCCAGCCTATGACAACCAGAAACAGAACAACGCCGTGTCCACGAGTGGAAGCTTAAATG GGGGAATGGCTGCCGGGGGCAGCGGGAAGGGCCGAGGGGCCAAGCGCAAGCAGCAGGACGGGGGGACCACGGGCACGGCCAAGAAAACCCGGAG TGACCCGCTGTTTTCGGCTCAGCGCCTGCCCCCCCACGGGTACCCTCTGGAGCACCCCTTCAACAAGGACGGGTATCGTTACATCCTGGCCGAGCCCGACCCCCACGCACCCGACCCAGAAAAGCTGGAGCTGGACTGTTGGGCAGGAAAACCAATTCCTGGGGACCTGTACAGAGCCTGCCTGTACGAGCGAGTCCTCCTGGCGCTGCATGACCGAG ctccccagctgAAGATCTCTGACGACAGGCTGACTGTTGTTGGTGAGAAGGGCTATTCCATGGTGCGAGCCTCGCACGGCGTGCGGAAGGGAGCCTGGTACTTCGAAATCTCCATGGATGAGATGCCTCCAGACACAGCTGCCAGATTAGGCTGGTCACAGCCCTTGG GGAACCTCCAGGCCCCTCTGGGATATGACAAGTTCAGTTACTCCTGGCGCAGCAAAAAGGGAACCAAGTTTCACCAGTCCATAGGGAAACACTATTCCTCTGGCTACGGACAGGGCGATGTCCTGGGGTTTTACATCAGCCTTCCAGAGGATACTGAGACGGCCAAATCCCTGCCTGACACCTATAAAGACAAG GCTTTGATCAAATTCAAAAGCTACTTGTACTTTGAAGAGAAGGATTTTGTGGACAAAGCAGAGAAGAGCCTAAAGCAAGCCCCTGGAAGCCAG GTTTCTATAAACTTTGGGCCGTATTTCAAGTATCCACCGAGGGACATCACTTACCATCCT ATGAGTGACATGGGCTGGGGGGCCGTGGTGGAGCACACGCTGGCTGATGTCCTGTACCACGTGGAGACCGAGGTGGACGGCAGGAGGAGCCCGCCCTGGGAGCCATAA
- the NODAL gene encoding nodal homolog, with product MRVPLRSVPALALCALALLRLGCAPTWALTWAPTAASTGALTWAPTAAFPGALTWAPARAPPRCPPLMLQLLRAPPAPLRAAAAAALSFSPHGSLQNGSRWALSFDMSSLSSSQEVSLAQLRVRLPGLSRAHNVSLDIYHSQRRRCRGDGTCAHRLLLGTVAGSPSATQASWKVFEVTNLLRAWLHQAAVAEHRSPAGTGRWEVSGSAAPATGDTGHGDPALPRDVADSVLLLVFSKDKSPGEHSLIRTAETSKYIMRDSGSQGAGARRQRRNRVEKQRIKSSGTAATAPREPGRALCRRVDMVVDFEQTGWGSWIVYPKKYNAYRCEGLCPSPVDETFKPTNHAYIQSLLQLYKPNQVPCPACSPVKMSPLSMLYYEKGEIVVRHHEDMIIEECGCN from the exons ATGCGGGTCCCTCTCCGCTCCGTGCCCGCGCTGGCGCTCTGCGCCTTAGCCCTGCTCCGCCTGGGCTGCGCCCCGACCTGGGCGCTCACCTGGGCACCGACCGCAGCGTCCACCGGGGCGCTCACCTGGGCACCGACCGCAGCGTTTCCCggggcactcacctgggcaccggcccgcgccccgccgcgctgccccccgttgatgctgcagctgctccgcgcccctcccgccccgctccgcgccgccgccgccgccgctctcAGCTTCTCCCCACACG GCTCCCTGCAGAACGGCTCCCGCTGGGCGCTCTCCTTCGACATGTCTTCCCTGTCCAGCAGCCAGGAGGTGAGTCTGGCTCAGCTCCGAGTCCGCCTGCCCGGCCTCTCCCGCGCCCACAACGTCTCCCTGGACATCTACCACAGCCAGCGGCGCAGGTGCCGGGGGGACGGGACCTGCGCCCACCGGCTCCTCCTGGGCACCGTGGCTGgcagcccctctgccacccAGGCCTCCTGGAAAGTCTTTGAGGTCACCAACCTGCTGCGGGCCTGGCTGCACCAAGCCGCGGTCGCTGAGCACCGGAGCCCCGCGGGAACGGGGCGGTGGGAGGTGAGCGGCTCGGCCGCCCCGGCCACGGGAGACACCGGCCACGGtgacccagccctgccccgggaCGTGGCAGACAGCGTCCTGCTGCTCGTCTTCTCCAAGGACAAGTCTCCAGGGGAGCACAGCCTCATCAGGACGGCAGAGACCTCCAAGTACATCATGCGCGACAGCGGCTCGCAGGGCGCGGGGgcgcggcggcagcgccggAACCGGGTGGAGAAGCAGCGGATCAAAAGCAGCGGCACCGCCGCGACCGCCCCGCGGGAACCGGGCAGGGCGCTGTGCCGGCGGGTGGACATGGTGGTGGATTTCGAGCAGacgggctggggcagctggatCGTGTACCCCAAGAAGTACAACGCCTACCGCTGCGAAGGGCTGTGCCCCTCGCCCGTGGATGAGACTTTCAAGCCCACCAACCACGCCTACATACAG AGTTTGCTGCAGCTCTACAAGCCCAACCAGGTGCCGTGTCCCGCCTGCTCCCCGGTGAAGATGAGCCCCCTCTCCATGCTCTACTACGAGAAGGGTGAGATCGTCGTCCGCCACCACGAGGACATGATCATCGAGGAGTGCGGCTGCAACTGA
- the ASH2L gene encoding set1/Ash2 histone methyltransferase complex subunit ASH2 isoform X2: protein MAAAGEAAEPPPEPPPVPPEPPAPPEPPAADTGDAAAADGSAALETEPAHGKEPLDAAGDGAEAMDAQGGSGDEENARQLGEIELQCGICTKWFTADTFGIDTTSCLPFMTNYSFHCNVCHHSGNTYFLRKQANLKEMCLSALANLTWQSRTQDEHPKTMFSKDKDIIPFIDKYWECMTTRQRPGKMTWPNNIVKTMCKERDVFLVKEHPDPGSKDPEEDYPKFGLLDQDLANIGPAYDNQKQNNAVSTSGSLNGGMAAGGSGKGRGAKRKQQDGGTTGTAKKTRSDPLFSAQRLPPHGYPLEHPFNKDGYRYILAEPDPHAPDPEKLELDCWAGKPIPGDLYRACLYERVLLALHDRAPQLKISDDRLTVVGEKGYSMVRASHGVRKGAWYFEISMDEMPPDTAARLGWSQPLGNLQAPLGYDKFSYSWRSKKGTKFHQSIGKHYSSGYGQGDVLGFYISLPEDTETAKSLPDTYKDKALIKFKSYLYFEEKDFVDKAEKSLKQAPGSQIIFFKNGVSQGVAFKDIFEGVYFPAISLYKGCTVSINFGPYFKYPPRDITYHPMSDMGWGAVVEHTLADVLYHVETEVDGRRSPPWEP from the exons ATGGCGGCAGCGGGTGAGGCGGCCGAGCCacccccggagccgccgccggtCCCGCCggagcccccggccccgccggagCCGCCCGCCGCCGACACCGG GGACGCCGCCGCGGCGGATGGCAGCGCGGCGCTGGAGACCGAGCCGGCGCACGGCAAGGAGCCGCTG GACGCTGCCGGGGACGGTGCCGAAGCCATGGATGCCCAGGGGGGCTCGGGGGACGAGGAGAACGCGCGGCAGCTGGGCGAGATCGAGCTGCAGTGCGGCATCTGCACCAAGTGGTTCACAGCTGACACCTTCGGCATCGACACCAC GTCGTGTCTGCCCTTCATGACCAACTACAGCTTCCACTGCAACGTGTGCCACCACAGCGGGAACACCTACTTCCTGAGGAAACAAGCGA ATCTGAAGGAAATGTGCCTTAGTGCTCTGGCCAACCTCACGTGGCAGTCGAGGACACAGGACGAGCACCCCAAAACGATGTTCTCCAAGGATAAG GATATTATCCCCTTTATTGATAAATACTGGGAGTGTATGACAACACGGCAGAGGCCTGGGAAAATGACTTGGCCCAATAATATTGTCAAAACCATG TGTAAAGAAAGAGACGTGTTCCTGGTGAAAGAGCATCCAGACCCAGGCAGTAAAGACCCAGAGGAAGATTACCCCAAATTTGGGCTTCTAGACCAG GATCTTGCCAATATTGGTCCAGCCTATGACAACCAGAAACAGAACAACGCCGTGTCCACGAGTGGAAGCTTAAATG GGGGAATGGCTGCCGGGGGCAGCGGGAAGGGCCGAGGGGCCAAGCGCAAGCAGCAGGACGGGGGGACCACGGGCACGGCCAAGAAAACCCGGAG TGACCCGCTGTTTTCGGCTCAGCGCCTGCCCCCCCACGGGTACCCTCTGGAGCACCCCTTCAACAAGGACGGGTATCGTTACATCCTGGCCGAGCCCGACCCCCACGCACCCGACCCAGAAAAGCTGGAGCTGGACTGTTGGGCAGGAAAACCAATTCCTGGGGACCTGTACAGAGCCTGCCTGTACGAGCGAGTCCTCCTGGCGCTGCATGACCGAG ctccccagctgAAGATCTCTGACGACAGGCTGACTGTTGTTGGTGAGAAGGGCTATTCCATGGTGCGAGCCTCGCACGGCGTGCGGAAGGGAGCCTGGTACTTCGAAATCTCCATGGATGAGATGCCTCCAGACACAGCTGCCAGATTAGGCTGGTCACAGCCCTTGG GGAACCTCCAGGCCCCTCTGGGATATGACAAGTTCAGTTACTCCTGGCGCAGCAAAAAGGGAACCAAGTTTCACCAGTCCATAGGGAAACACTATTCCTCTGGCTACGGACAGGGCGATGTCCTGGGGTTTTACATCAGCCTTCCAGAGGATACTGAGACGGCCAAATCCCTGCCTGACACCTATAAAGACAAG GCTTTGATCAAATTCAAAAGCTACTTGTACTTTGAAGAGAAGGATTTTGTGGACAAAGCAGAGAAGAGCCTAAAGCAAGCCCCTGGAAGCCAG ATCATATTCTTCAAGAATGGTGTCAGCCAAGGAGTTGCCTTTAAGGACATCTTTGAGGGGGTTTATTTTCCTGCTATCTCTCTGTACAAAGGCTGCACG GTTTCTATAAACTTTGGGCCGTATTTCAAGTATCCACCGAGGGACATCACTTACCATCCT ATGAGTGACATGGGCTGGGGGGCCGTGGTGGAGCACACGCTGGCTGATGTCCTGTACCACGTGGAGACCGAGGTGGACGGCAGGAGGAGCCCGCCCTGGGAGCCATAA